One genomic segment of Candidatus Methylomirabilota bacterium includes these proteins:
- a CDS encoding CopG family antitoxin translates to MPKSKRKRLQRDSLPENFRSLEEFWEFWDTHSTADYADQMPAVRAAVKIQSKKVYCPVAGELASGLRQEARRQGITTETLVNLWLKEKLTRVS, encoded by the coding sequence ATGCCAAAAAGTAAGAGAAAGCGGTTGCAGCGAGATTCTCTCCCAGAGAATTTCCGATCCCTCGAAGAGTTTTGGGAGTTCTGGGATACCCATAGTACGGCGGATTATGCCGATCAGATGCCAGCGGTCCGTGCCGCGGTCAAGATTCAGTCAAAAAAGGTTTACTGCCCGGTAGCTGGAGAGCTTGCCAGCGGACTTCGGCAGGAGGCACGTCGGCAAGGGATCACGACAGAAACCCTTGTCAACCTTTGGCTGAAAGAGAAGCTCACGCGCGTGTCGTGA